The Niallia alba genome includes a window with the following:
- a CDS encoding FtsK/SpoIIIE family DNA translocase, which yields MAKRKKRKTRKKQHLKLTIQYELTALVIMALSFISILKLGAVGATMVSFFRFFFGEWYMLCLIGLIVYGGYLMWKREKPYMFHTKLNGIYLIVSAVLLLSHVTLFKLLASQGNFTNPSVIYNTWELFWMEVEKQATNIDLGGGMIGAVLFALFHYLFDTVGTQIISFIVIMIGFILLTGKTLSGAFKKVLSSIWNFTQDQWAAFVQDMKDWKESIQKNKEKRKADKQARRENNQREQNTTPAIIVNPSSQEEEAYIQEPIINTFAERAYQDEPIPEDSVVEPMDEPLDEGDVVPITFTEVENKDYELPPLKLLKLPRKADQSGEYEQIHANAAKLERTFHSFGVKARVTEVHLGPAVTKYEVHPSEGVKVSKIVNLSDDLALALAAKDIRIEAPIPGKSAIGIEVPNSEVAVVSLREVLESSKNDKPDSKLMIAFGRDITGEAVCAELNKMPHLLVAGATGSGKSVCINGIITSILMRAKPHEVKLMMIDPKMVELNVYNGIPHLLAPVVTNPKKASQALMKVVSEMERRYDLFSHTGTRNIEGYNEYIKRYNAEEQEKQPLLPFIVVIVDELADLMMVASSDVEDAITRLAQMARAAGIHLIIATQRPSVDVITGVIKANIPSRIAFAVSSQTDSRTILDMGGAEKLLGRGDMLFFPYGASKPVRVQGAFLSDEEVEEVVDFVIGQQKAQYQEEMIPDEIVEVTGAVEDELYNDAVELIVEMQTASVSMLQRRFRIGYTRAARLIDEMEARGVVGPYEGSKPRTVLISKGPEEMNIQ from the coding sequence ATGGCTAAAAGAAAAAAAAGAAAAACAAGAAAAAAACAACATCTTAAATTAACGATACAATATGAACTAACAGCTCTCGTCATAATGGCATTAAGTTTTATCTCTATTCTTAAACTAGGTGCCGTAGGAGCAACAATGGTTTCTTTTTTCCGTTTCTTTTTCGGAGAGTGGTATATGCTTTGCCTAATTGGGCTAATCGTATACGGTGGTTATTTAATGTGGAAGCGAGAAAAGCCTTATATGTTCCATACAAAATTAAATGGCATTTATTTGATTGTTAGTGCCGTTTTGTTACTCAGTCATGTGACACTATTTAAGTTGCTTGCAAGTCAAGGCAATTTTACGAATCCAAGTGTGATTTATAATACTTGGGAATTATTTTGGATGGAAGTAGAAAAGCAGGCAACGAATATTGATTTAGGCGGTGGAATGATCGGTGCCGTTTTGTTTGCCCTCTTCCACTATTTATTCGATACGGTAGGTACACAGATTATAAGTTTTATTGTGATTATGATTGGTTTTATCTTGCTTACAGGTAAAACTTTAAGTGGTGCCTTTAAAAAAGTATTATCAAGTATTTGGAATTTTACTCAAGATCAATGGGCTGCTTTTGTGCAAGATATGAAAGATTGGAAAGAATCTATCCAAAAAAATAAAGAAAAACGCAAAGCAGACAAACAGGCAAGGAGAGAGAATAATCAGCGTGAGCAAAATACAACTCCAGCCATCATCGTGAATCCTTCATCTCAAGAGGAAGAAGCCTACATACAAGAGCCAATCATTAATACTTTTGCGGAAAGAGCATACCAAGATGAGCCCATTCCGGAAGATTCTGTTGTAGAACCAATGGACGAGCCGTTAGATGAGGGGGATGTTGTCCCAATTACTTTTACGGAAGTGGAGAATAAAGATTATGAGCTTCCTCCTTTAAAACTATTAAAGCTGCCAAGAAAGGCAGATCAAAGTGGTGAATATGAGCAAATTCATGCAAATGCTGCTAAATTAGAAAGAACATTCCATAGTTTTGGAGTAAAAGCGAGAGTAACAGAGGTACATTTAGGACCAGCAGTTACAAAGTATGAAGTTCATCCAAGCGAAGGGGTAAAAGTAAGTAAAATAGTCAATTTAAGTGATGATTTAGCATTAGCGCTAGCAGCGAAAGATATTAGGATCGAGGCACCAATCCCAGGGAAATCTGCTATTGGGATTGAAGTGCCAAACTCAGAAGTCGCAGTAGTTTCGCTAAGAGAAGTTTTAGAATCAAGTAAAAATGATAAACCTGATTCTAAGTTGATGATCGCGTTTGGACGGGACATTACAGGAGAAGCAGTATGTGCTGAATTAAATAAGATGCCCCATTTACTTGTTGCTGGAGCAACAGGAAGCGGGAAAAGTGTCTGCATTAATGGGATCATTACAAGTATTTTAATGAGAGCAAAGCCACATGAAGTGAAACTAATGATGATTGACCCGAAAATGGTTGAATTAAATGTCTATAATGGTATTCCTCATTTACTTGCACCAGTTGTAACCAATCCGAAAAAAGCATCGCAAGCATTGATGAAGGTCGTCAGTGAAATGGAGCGGAGATACGATTTATTCTCTCATACAGGGACAAGAAATATTGAAGGATACAACGAATATATCAAACGCTATAATGCAGAAGAACAGGAAAAGCAGCCCCTTCTGCCATTTATTGTTGTGATTGTGGACGAGCTTGCTGACTTAATGATGGTAGCCTCATCTGATGTAGAAGATGCCATTACAAGGCTTGCCCAGATGGCGCGTGCCGCTGGAATCCATTTAATCATTGCAACTCAGCGTCCATCTGTTGATGTTATTACAGGAGTTATAAAAGCTAATATTCCATCCAGAATTGCTTTTGCCGTTTCCTCTCAGACCGATTCTCGTACTATTTTAGATATGGGAGGAGCAGAGAAGCTACTAGGAAGAGGAGATATGCTATTCTTCCCTTATGGTGCAAGTAAACCGGTTAGGGTACAAGGTGCATTCTTATCTGATGAAGAAGTAGAAGAAGTAGTCGATTTCGTTATTGGACAGCAGAAGGCACAATACCAGGAAGAAATGATCCCAGATGAAATTGTCGAAGTCACAGGAGCAGTCGAAGATGAGCTGTATAACGACGCAGTTGAATTAATAGTCGAAATGCAAACAGCGTCTGTTAGCATGTTACAAAGAAGATTTCGTATTGGCTATACGAGAGCAGCAAGATTAATTGACGAAATGGAAGCCCGCGGGGTAGTTGGACCATATGAGGGTAGTAAACCTAGAACCGTCCTCATTTCAAAAGGGCCAGAAGAAATGAATATACAATAA
- a CDS encoding ABC transporter ATP-binding protein — MEYVIEMLNIRKEFPGIVANNNITLQVKKGEIHALLGENGAGKSTLMNVLFGLYQPEKGEIRARGEVVNISNPNIANDLGIGMVHQHFMLIDTFTVTENIILGKETVSKGKIDLKRAEKEVREISERYGLAVDPKAKVADISVGMQQRVEILKTLYRGAEILIFDEPTAVLTPQEITELIGIFRKLIQEGKSIILITHKLKEIMEVCDRVTVIRKGEGIGTYNVKDTNPNELANLMVGREVSFKTEKKAPNPKETVLNITDLTVKDSRGVHVVNSLNLDVKAGEIVGIAGVDGNGQSELIEAITGLMKKNSGSITLNGKEISVLTPRKITESGIGHIPQDRHKHGLVLDFSIGQNMALQTYYKRPFSNYGFLNQTEIEKKASELIEEFDVRTPSIHTPARALSGGNQQKAIIGREVDRDPDLLIAAQPTRGLDVGAIEFIHKRLIEQRDKGKAVLLISFELEEILNVSDRIAVIFDGEIIATVDPKTTTEQELGLLMAGSNAKKVGVENNV, encoded by the coding sequence ATGGAATATGTAATCGAGATGTTAAATATTCGAAAAGAATTCCCTGGTATTGTTGCAAACAACAATATTACCCTTCAAGTAAAAAAAGGTGAGATTCATGCACTTTTAGGGGAAAATGGTGCAGGAAAGTCAACGCTTATGAATGTTCTTTTTGGGTTGTATCAGCCAGAAAAAGGGGAAATCCGTGCACGTGGGGAAGTAGTTAACATTTCAAATCCTAATATCGCAAATGATTTAGGAATTGGAATGGTTCATCAGCATTTTATGTTGATTGATACATTTACTGTTACGGAAAATATTATTTTAGGAAAAGAAACAGTAAGCAAAGGGAAAATTGATCTGAAAAGAGCTGAAAAAGAAGTAAGAGAAATTTCTGAACGATATGGTCTTGCGGTTGATCCGAAAGCGAAAGTTGCTGATATTTCTGTTGGAATGCAGCAAAGGGTAGAAATTTTAAAAACATTATATCGCGGAGCAGAAATTTTAATTTTTGATGAACCAACTGCTGTTTTAACGCCGCAAGAGATTACAGAATTAATTGGCATTTTCCGTAAGCTAATTCAAGAAGGAAAATCGATTATTTTAATTACCCATAAATTAAAAGAAATTATGGAAGTGTGTGATCGTGTGACGGTCATTCGAAAAGGCGAAGGTATCGGAACCTATAATGTAAAAGATACAAACCCAAATGAACTTGCAAACTTAATGGTTGGCCGTGAAGTGTCCTTTAAAACAGAGAAGAAAGCTCCAAATCCGAAAGAAACAGTATTAAACATTACAGATTTAACGGTGAAAGACAGTCGCGGTGTTCATGTAGTGAACTCTCTTAACCTAGATGTTAAAGCAGGTGAAATTGTCGGGATTGCCGGTGTAGATGGCAATGGTCAATCAGAGCTCATTGAGGCAATCACTGGATTAATGAAGAAAAATAGTGGTAGCATTACCCTCAATGGCAAAGAAATTAGTGTCTTGACGCCACGGAAAATCACGGAAAGTGGAATTGGTCATATTCCACAGGATAGACATAAACATGGCTTAGTCCTTGATTTTTCAATTGGACAAAACATGGCATTGCAAACGTATTATAAAAGACCATTTTCTAATTATGGATTCTTAAATCAAACAGAAATAGAGAAAAAGGCAAGCGAATTAATCGAAGAATTTGATGTGAGAACACCAAGTATTCACACTCCTGCAAGAGCACTTTCTGGTGGAAACCAGCAAAAAGCAATTATTGGTAGAGAAGTAGACCGTGATCCTGATTTGCTTATTGCAGCTCAGCCTACGAGAGGTCTGGATGTCGGCGCGATTGAATTTATTCATAAACGTTTAATCGAACAACGAGATAAAGGAAAAGCAGTATTATTAATTTCCTTTGAGCTAGAAGAAATCTTAAATGTGAGTGACCGAATTGCCGTTATTTTCGACGGGGAAATTATTGCTACTGTTGATCCAAAGACTACAACAGAACAAGAGTTAGGATTATTAATGGCAGGATCGAATGCTAAAAAAGTGGGTGTGGAGAATAATGTCTAA
- a CDS encoding ABC transporter permease → MGLMDVLLIVIPSSLLFAAPLIFTALGGNFSERAGVVNIGLEGLMVMGAFSSIVFNLTFADSLGAWTPWISLLVAMVVGAIFSILHAVASITFRADQTVSGVAINLLAAGLAMFLVKLIYDGKGQTGTIRYSFKKIDIPVLKDIPVIGDLFFSNTYWTSYLAIIIAIIAWYVMYKTPFGLRLRSVGEHPMAADTMGINVTKMRYIAVILSGAFGGIGGGVFAQSITNDFTHATISGQGFMALAALIFGKWNPLGAMGAAIFFGFAQSLSIVGSSLPFLENIPNVYLLIAPYVLTIIALTGFIGRADAPKASGVPYIKGSR, encoded by the coding sequence ATGGGATTAATGGATGTATTATTAATTGTCATACCCTCTTCGCTATTGTTTGCTGCTCCGCTAATCTTTACTGCTCTTGGCGGTAACTTTTCCGAAAGAGCTGGAGTTGTTAATATTGGATTAGAAGGTCTAATGGTGATGGGAGCTTTCTCCTCCATTGTTTTTAACTTAACATTTGCAGATAGTCTCGGTGCTTGGACACCTTGGATTTCGTTGCTTGTTGCGATGGTTGTTGGGGCGATATTTTCAATCCTACACGCGGTGGCAAGTATCACATTCCGTGCCGATCAAACCGTTTCCGGTGTGGCAATTAACTTGCTTGCTGCAGGTCTTGCTATGTTTTTAGTGAAATTAATCTATGATGGAAAAGGGCAAACAGGTACCATTCGCTATAGCTTTAAGAAAATTGATATTCCCGTGTTAAAAGATATACCGGTGATTGGTGATTTATTTTTCTCCAATACGTATTGGACTTCTTACTTAGCAATTATTATCGCTATCATAGCTTGGTATGTGATGTATAAAACGCCGTTTGGCCTGCGTCTTCGTTCGGTAGGGGAACACCCAATGGCTGCAGATACGATGGGAATTAACGTAACAAAAATGCGCTATATTGCTGTTATTCTTTCTGGGGCATTTGGCGGAATCGGCGGTGGTGTATTTGCCCAGTCGATTACAAATGATTTTACACATGCTACTATTAGTGGACAAGGGTTCATGGCACTTGCTGCCCTTATTTTCGGAAAATGGAATCCGCTTGGGGCTATGGGAGCTGCGATTTTCTTCGGCTTTGCTCAAAGTTTGAGTATTGTTGGTAGCAGTTTACCGTTTTTAGAAAACATTCCAAATGTGTATCTGTTAATTGCACCATATGTATTAACGATTATTGCATTAACAGGCTTTATTGGTCGTGCAGATGCGCCAAAAGCATCTGGTGTTCCTTATATTAAAGGAAGTAGATAA
- a CDS encoding GntR family transcriptional regulator translates to MLIKSDTRHLYLQVVDRLKRDIKMGVYKEKEKFPSEFELAKTLGVSRATLREALRTLEEENVVVRRHGVGTFVNSKPLFNSGIEQLNSVTNMIMQAGMNPGTIFLSSNTMFATEEDATRFSAMQEEELLVIERVRTANGEPVVYCIDKLPQKILPDRFSYDQESIFQFLESDSQRHITYAVAQIEPIGYHEKVSPILQCEPETALLVLKQMHYDEKDEPILYSVNYFRSDKFSFQVLRKRIYS, encoded by the coding sequence ATGCTAATTAAATCGGATACGAGACATTTATATTTGCAAGTCGTTGATCGTCTGAAAAGAGACATTAAGATGGGAGTATATAAAGAAAAAGAAAAATTCCCTTCTGAATTCGAGCTTGCAAAAACTTTAGGTGTAAGTCGTGCGACGTTAAGAGAAGCACTTCGTACATTGGAAGAAGAAAATGTGGTTGTCAGAAGACATGGTGTTGGCACATTTGTTAACAGCAAGCCATTGTTTAATTCTGGCATAGAACAATTAAATAGTGTCACGAATATGATTATGCAGGCAGGAATGAATCCAGGCACCATATTTCTAAGCTCAAACACGATGTTTGCCACTGAAGAAGATGCGACACGCTTCTCCGCTATGCAAGAGGAAGAACTGCTCGTTATCGAAAGAGTTCGAACAGCTAATGGCGAACCGGTTGTTTATTGTATTGATAAATTGCCGCAGAAAATCTTGCCTGACCGATTTTCATACGATCAAGAATCGATTTTTCAGTTCTTGGAATCGGATAGTCAAAGACATATTACATACGCTGTGGCACAAATCGAACCGATTGGATATCATGAGAAAGTATCTCCCATTCTGCAATGCGAACCAGAAACTGCTCTGCTTGTTTTAAAACAGATGCATTATGATGAGAAGGATGAGCCGATTCTTTATTCAGTAAATTATTTTCGATCCGATAAGTTTAGCTTTCAAGTATTAAGAAAACGCATTTATTCTTAA
- a CDS encoding ABC transporter permease — protein sequence MSNTIKKISIPIISVLLGVIVGTIIMFATGYNPGDAYTALWNGAFGEIYFTGEVVRQITPLILAGLAVAFAFRTGLFNIGVEGQLIVGWLAAVWVGIAFDLPKIIHLPLAVLAAAAAGALWAFVPGFLKARFRVHEVIVSIMMNYIALHVSNYLIRNVLTDKADRTETIPPSASLRSEFLASITDYSRLHWGILIAVGCAILMWVILEKTVKGYELKAVGFNQKASQYAGMNVNRNIILSMVISGAFAGLAGAMEGLGTFEYVSNKGGFTGVGFDGIAVALLGANGPLGIVLAACLFGFLKVGSLNMPLEAGVPNEMVDIIIALIVFFVASSYMIRLFLDRLSKNKSKKGEK from the coding sequence ATGTCTAATACAATAAAGAAAATTAGTATTCCAATTATTTCCGTATTATTAGGGGTTATTGTTGGTACAATCATAATGTTTGCAACAGGATACAATCCTGGAGATGCCTATACGGCACTTTGGAATGGTGCGTTTGGTGAAATCTATTTCACTGGAGAAGTAGTTCGCCAAATTACTCCATTGATTCTTGCAGGTCTGGCAGTTGCCTTTGCTTTTCGTACAGGACTATTTAATATCGGGGTAGAAGGACAATTAATTGTTGGTTGGCTTGCTGCTGTTTGGGTTGGTATTGCGTTTGATCTACCAAAAATCATTCATTTACCACTAGCAGTATTAGCTGCTGCAGCAGCTGGAGCACTATGGGCATTTGTGCCAGGATTTTTAAAAGCAAGATTTAGAGTACATGAAGTTATCGTAAGTATCATGATGAACTATATTGCCCTACATGTATCTAATTATTTGATTCGAAATGTTCTTACAGACAAGGCAGACCGTACAGAAACAATTCCGCCATCTGCTAGTTTACGCTCAGAGTTTTTAGCTAGTATTACCGATTATTCTCGTCTTCATTGGGGGATTTTAATCGCAGTAGGCTGCGCTATTCTTATGTGGGTGATTTTAGAAAAGACAGTAAAAGGTTATGAATTAAAAGCGGTTGGTTTTAACCAAAAGGCTTCTCAATATGCTGGGATGAATGTTAACCGTAATATTATTTTATCTATGGTTATCTCTGGTGCTTTTGCAGGCCTTGCAGGAGCAATGGAAGGCTTAGGAACTTTCGAATATGTAAGTAATAAAGGTGGATTTACTGGTGTTGGATTTGATGGAATTGCGGTAGCGTTACTTGGGGCAAATGGACCACTAGGAATTGTACTTGCAGCATGCTTGTTTGGTTTCTTAAAAGTAGGTTCCTTAAATATGCCACTTGAAGCAGGTGTACCAAATGAGATGGTTGATATCATTATTGCTTTAATCGTATTCTTTGTTGCATCAAGTTACATGATCCGCTTATTCTTGGATAGATTAAGTAAAAATAAAAGTAAAAAGGGGGAGAAGTAA
- a CDS encoding BMP family lipoprotein: protein MKKRKFGLALSLVLAAGTVLSACGSNDKGNDNAAEGDKDKDSFKVAMVTDVGGVDDKSFNQSAWEGLQAFGEDNGLSKGNGIDYLQSQSDSDYATNLNSLIRQGNDLVFGIGFMMEGAISEIAQQQKDAHFGIVDAVVDQPNVASITFKEQEASFLAGVAAAHATKSEKIGFIGGVEGEVIGRFEAGFVDGVKAVNPDIKVDVQYAGAFDKPEIGKTIASKMYSSGADVVFHASGGTGAGLFSEARDLKEKDPEKYIWAIGVDSDQAAEGAVGDHNIVLTSALKGVSTAVQDISTKAKEGNFPGGETTVYGLKEDGVGLAAINEEVENKAEIDAAVEEWTAKIKNGEYTVPDTVK, encoded by the coding sequence TTGAAGAAGCGTAAATTTGGCTTAGCACTGTCTTTAGTACTAGCTGCTGGGACTGTATTAAGTGCTTGTGGAAGTAATGACAAAGGTAACGACAATGCAGCAGAAGGTGATAAGGATAAAGACTCATTTAAAGTTGCAATGGTAACAGATGTAGGTGGTGTTGATGATAAATCATTTAACCAATCAGCTTGGGAAGGTTTACAAGCATTTGGTGAAGATAATGGCCTATCAAAAGGTAATGGTATTGATTACCTACAATCACAATCAGATTCAGATTATGCTACTAACTTAAACAGCTTAATTCGTCAAGGAAATGATCTAGTATTTGGTATTGGATTTATGATGGAAGGCGCAATCTCAGAAATCGCTCAACAACAAAAAGATGCTCATTTTGGTATCGTTGACGCTGTAGTAGATCAACCAAACGTAGCAAGTATTACTTTCAAAGAGCAAGAAGCTTCTTTCTTAGCTGGTGTAGCAGCTGCTCATGCTACTAAATCTGAAAAAATCGGCTTTATCGGCGGTGTAGAAGGAGAAGTTATCGGGCGTTTTGAAGCTGGATTCGTTGATGGCGTTAAAGCGGTAAACCCTGATATTAAAGTAGATGTACAATATGCTGGTGCTTTTGATAAACCTGAAATTGGTAAAACAATTGCAAGTAAAATGTACTCTTCTGGTGCTGACGTAGTATTCCATGCTTCTGGTGGAACTGGTGCTGGATTATTCTCTGAAGCACGTGATTTAAAAGAAAAAGACCCTGAAAAATACATTTGGGCAATCGGTGTTGACTCTGACCAAGCAGCAGAAGGCGCTGTAGGAGATCATAATATTGTGTTAACTTCTGCATTAAAAGGTGTTTCTACTGCAGTACAAGATATCTCAACTAAAGCCAAAGAAGGTAATTTCCCTGGTGGCGAAACTACTGTTTACGGCTTAAAAGAAGATGGTGTTGGTCTAGCAGCAATTAATGAAGAAGTAGAAAACAAAGCAGAAATCGATGCAGCTGTTGAAGAATGGACTGCAAAAATTAAAAACGGTGAGTACACTGTTCCTGATACTGTTAAGTAA